The proteins below come from a single Bactrocera dorsalis isolate Fly_Bdor chromosome 5, ASM2337382v1, whole genome shotgun sequence genomic window:
- the LOC105226449 gene encoding uncharacterized protein LOC105226449: protein MYKVVAMSDAESESEYTDHSKSPILGRTLKPAKRRVRVRKRGSRKNKFQGTNRRRKYLCLAVAALAIICLLAVFISISDNNNTDNYRTSVREGATESTAFPRRKTKSIALLNFQRDKEPTFHNLRNNCSVTIWDAAQLEDSRSYDAIVINSTLDDILSGRELINVNPNDSLIIFGSDKPLQYSNSGNISLANSHLRIYDKIFSYSLKSDFIYQPFKIWRKNDSKIMSPNLQPEWDAPQANFTSQQLRNFRYESVLDSSPLALTILNGPCHVARKELIERITQNMDVHTYGECGEYSCGEDLCKYIPRSRGNKTYKFFLAFEEELCEDYVGESFFKALGFSLLPVVFGGANYTRFAPPNSYINARDYASIRELTEYLLYLDQNPEEHIKYFTWQEKYYLLETPYDFRDICEYLTNADKVKLELDALKATNTTIAGWLNENKCRPYELPEAWTS from the exons ATGTACAAAGTGGTAGCAATGTCGGATGCCGAGTCGGAATCGGAATATACGGATCATTCCAAAAGCCCTATATTGGGAAGGACACTAAAACCCGCCAAGCGTAGGGTCAGAGTGCGTAAGCGTGGAAGTAGAAAGAATAAGTTTCAGGGCACAAATCGACGAAGAAAGTATCTATGCCTTGCCGTAGCAGCACTGGCGATCATCTGCTTATTGGCAGTATTTATATCGATCAGTGATAACAACAACACTGACAATTATAGAACAAGTGTACGTGAGGGAGCAACAGAAAGCACTGCTTTTCCTAGGAGGAAGACAAAATCGATagcacttttaaattttcaaagagacAAAGAGCCTACGTTCCATAATTTAAGGAACAATTGTTCCGTTACAATATGGGACGCCGCTCAATTGGAAGACTCTCGAAGCTATGATGCTATCGTTATAAATTCAACTCTTGATGATATATTAAGCGGTCGTGAACTTATCAACGTGAACCCAAACGATTCACTTATCATTTTCGGTTCAGACAAACCGTTACAATACAGTAATAGCGGTAATATATCGTTGGCGAATTCCCACTTGCGTATTTacgataaaatattttcatactccTTGAAGTCCGATTTCATTTATCAACCATTTAAAATATGGCGAAAGAATGATTCGAAGATTATGTCGCCCAATTTGCAACCAGAATGGGATGCGCCGCAAGCGAACTTCACATCACAGCAACTCAGAAATTTCAGATATGAAAGTGTGTTGGACTCGTCCCCATTGGCATTGACCATATTGAATGGACCCTGTCATGTCGCGCGTAAGGAATTGATCGAGCGTATAACCCAAAATATGGACGTGCACACTTATGGCGAATGCGGCGAATATAG CTGTGGCGAAGATCTCTGCAAATACATACCACGAAGTCGAGGGAATAAAACATATAAGTTTTTCTTGGCCTTCGAAGAGGAACTGTGCGAGGACTACGTTGGCGAGAGCTTTTTCAAAGCCTTGGGCTTCAGCTTGTTGCCAGTAGTCTTCGGCGGTGCTAATTACACGCGTTTCGCGCCCCCGAACTCTTACATAAATGCTCGCGATTATGCGAGCATACGCGAACTAACTGAATACTTGCTCTACTTGGACCAGAATCCCGAggaacatataaaatatttcacatgGCAGGAGAAGTATTACCTCCTAGAGACTCCTTATGACTTTAGGGATATTTGCGAATATTTGACAAATGCTGATAAAGTCAAACTAGAGCTTGACGCATTGAAggcaacaaatacaacaattgcGGGTTGGTTAAATGAGAATAAATGTCGACCATATGAATTGCCCGAAGCGTGGACTTCGTGA